CGGATGGATGAATCCCAGCCAGGAGAAGAACGTGCCGTCGCTCGCCATTTGATGATACACGCGCGGCGAAACGAGCATCTGCTGGCTCATCGTGCTCATCGTTGCGACCGCTACCAGGAGCGTGACGATCTTTGCGCCGACGGGGCCGAGCGTAAGCGATGCGAGATCGGCGGCGGGCGTCTGCGAACGCGCGAGTGCGGCCAGCCCCAGGCCGTGAACGAACGCGACGTTTGCGATGAGATAGAGCGCGACCACCGCAATCACGCCGATGTAGAGCCCGCGGGGCAAACTGCGTTGCGGGTTGCGCATCTCCGCTGAAACGAAGCTCGCCGTATGCCAGCCGTCGTACGCGAACATCACCGCGACCAGAGCGAGCCCCATCGCTCCCAGCAGCGCAGTCGGCGGTACCGGCGGCAGCGCTGCCGCATGTGCCGGGTGCGCGAATCCGAACGCCAAGATCGCGATCAGCACGATCATCGCGACGTTGAGCCCCATGAATAGATGCTGCGTCGTGGCGCCTTGGCGCACGCCGATGCAGTTTACGCCGGTAAAGAGCGCGATGATGACCGCGGCCACAACGCCGGTTGAAACGTGCCAACCCAATGCGGGCACGACGTAGATGGCGAAGGTCACCGCTCCCGCCGCGATGCCGCCGCTCTGTGCCACGAGCAGCAGCGTCCACCCGTACACGAACGCGACGCTAGGATGAAACGCATCTCGCAGATAGGCGTAGAATCCGCCGTTACTCGGCCGCCGTGCGGCCAGCTCGGCAAAGAGCCCGGCGCCCAGCAGCGCGATCAGCCCACCCACGATCCATGCCGCAATGGCTGCTCGCGCGGAGTGTAATTCACCGGCGACGATCGCCGGATTCAAGAAAATTCCAGACCCGACGATGCCGCCCATTACGATCAGGGCGGCATCGATACTTCCAAGCCGTCGCAGCATACCCCCGTAAACCGAGCTGGCCTACGGGCGGTTGCCGGGCAGGCTAGCTATGCAGCATCGAGCTGTTCTTCTTCGAGCGCGGCGACGAGTTGCAACGGCTCCGCGCGGCGGCCGATTGCGACCCACGCGGCGATCAGTACGAGAAAGCTGCCGAGTGCGAGGGCGATATCCACGATGAACCTCCTTTCAGGTTAGTTGGCGTATGCGGCTTCGGCGTGCTGTGAAACGTCGAGCCCGAGTTGCTCTTCGCGTT
Above is a genomic segment from Candidatus Dormiibacterota bacterium containing:
- a CDS encoding amino acid permease, producing the protein MLRRLGSIDAALIVMGGIVGSGIFLNPAIVAGELHSARAAIAAWIVGGLIALLGAGLFAELAARRPSNGGFYAYLRDAFHPSVAFVYGWTLLLVAQSGGIAAGAVTFAIYVVPALGWHVSTGVVAAVIIALFTGVNCIGVRQGATTQHLFMGLNVAMIVLIAILAFGFAHPAHAAALPPVPPTALLGAMGLALVAVMFAYDGWHTASFVSAEMRNPQRSLPRGLYIGVIAVVALYLIANVAFVHGLGLAALARSQTPAADLASLTLGPVGAKIVTLLVAVATMSTMSQQMLVSPRVYHQMASDGTFFSWLGFIHPRTHVPVVAVVAQGTTAIVVALSGSYNQILNYVESVDFVFFGLAAIALFIFRKRDGGAKAAFSMPGHPWTTALFLGVSWAIVADVAWTSPRDTLAGLGIMTLGLPVFAWFYRRRETS